The following proteins are encoded in a genomic region of Oryza brachyantha chromosome 11, ObraRS2, whole genome shotgun sequence:
- the LOC102720922 gene encoding protein TPLATE: MDLLVAQITTDLRSSDALRQSSALLQALQQCAAGRDVSALARTVATEILAAPSSAVCKRLALDLLRALPLPPDLLDPLLLSSLGSDLSFPDPDVAASSIASFPSLPSHLLPTLLSSAHADISAALSSPAVSLRLAAVTSLSSLLPRDDLALMCSSNPSLMAHATTWWGRLGELALDSADAVAAAAFEALARLFQELDARRMSRLAGDKLVDGEGALAVRAQWAADATNFIWSRRNMLIARSMVMPVERFRVTVYPLVHAAKMVASGAVNTLRKIAKPGDTTVADSVESSAEKLVGVSDIVSHLLPFLSSLDPPLVFEVGINMLALADVPGGKPEWASAATIAILTLWDRQEFSSMRETIVRAVVTNLHLLDLGMQVSLFKRLLQMVRNLRAESDRMHALACICRTALCVDLFAKESVRRGQKPVPGTDVISLFEDVRVKDDLNSITSKNLFREELVASLVESCFQLSLPLPEQNNSGTESRVIGALAYGTGYGALNWTEPALDVVEVCRPCVLWDCDGRTYAIDCYLKLLVRLCHIYDTRGGVKTIKAGASQDQILNETRLRNLQLQLIRDLREVHTPRISSRLIWAISEHFDLEGLDPLLADDPEDPLNIIISNMHKILFNTDSSTTTSNRIQDVQSVLICAQRLGTRNARAGQLLSKELEEFRASTSADSVTKHQSRYVMQIIKYVTNHPDNRWVGVGDATGDYPFSHHKLTVQFSEASAAQDRKLEGLVHKAILELWRPSPTQLTLLQTKGIGALHKELPKAYTLTGSSDPCYIEAYHLADPTDGRITLHLKILNLTEMELNRVDIRVGLSGALYYMDGFSRTVRHLRNLVSQDPVQSSVTVGVSHFERCSLWVQVLYYPFDGSGGPADYEGDYEESSQMTRQKRSFRPELGEPVVLRCQPYKIPLAELLLPYECSPVEYFRLWPSLPAMVECTGTYTYEGSGFKATAAQQYDSSPFLSGLKSIYSKPFHQVCSHFIRTVAGFQLCYAAKTWFGGFVGMMIFGASEVSRNVDLGDETTTMICKFVVRASDESITREIESDLQGWLDDITDGAVEYMPEDEVKSAAAERLKVSMERIALLKAAKPKVPPAKTKEEEEEEKKQNEDLDEFGNPKGPSTLSKLTAEEAEHRALQAAVLQEWHQLCKEKAMKAQ; encoded by the exons ATGGACCTTCTCGTGGCGCAGATCACGACCGACCTGCGCTCCTCGGATGCGCTGCGGCAGTCGTCCGCGCTGCTGCAGGCGCTGCAGCAGTGCGCGGCCGGGCGCGATGTGTCCGCGCTGGCGCGCACCGTCGCCACCGAGATCctggcggcgccgtcgtcggcggtgTGCAAGCGACTCGCGCTCGACCTCCTCCGCGCGCTGCCCCTGCCCCCCGACCTCCTCGACCCGCTGCTGCTCTCCTCCCTCGGCTCGGATCTCTCCTTTCCCGAcccggacgtcgccgcctcctccatcgCCTCCTTCCCCTCGCTCCCCTCCCACCTACTCCccaccctcctctcctcggcGCACGCCGACATCtccgccgcgctctcctcgCCCGCCGTGTCGCTCCGCCTCGCGGCGGTCACATCCCTCTCCTCGCTCCTCCCGCGGGATGACCTCGCGCTCATGTGCTCCTCCAACCCCTCGCTCATGGCGCACGCCACCACGTGGTGGGGCCGCCTGGGCGAGCTCGCGCTGGACTCCGCcgacgccgtggccgccgcggcctttGAGGCGCTGGCTCGGCTCTTCCAGGAGCTGGATGCCCGCCGCATGAGCCGGCTTGCCGGGGACAAGCTTGTCGACGGAGAGGGGGCACTAGCGGTGCGTGCTCAGTGGGCGGCCGATGCCACCAATTTCATCTGGTCCAGGCGCAACATGCTCATTGCCCGCTCCATGGTGATGCCTGTAGAGAGATTCAGGGTCACCGTGTACCCTCTTGTGCACGCAGCGAAAATGGTTGCTTCTGGCGCGGTGAACACGCTGCGCAAGATTGCCAAGCCGGGGGACACTACAGTAGCTGACAGTGTTGAGTCGAGCGCGGAGAAGTTGGTTGGGGTGTCGGATATTGTCTCACACTTGCTGCCATTCCTTAGCTCTCTGGATCCGCCACTTGTGTTTGAGGTGGGGATCAATATGCTGGCACTTGCCGATGTGCCCGGAGGTAAGCCAGAGTGGGCTTCAGCTGCCACCATTGCAATTCTTACACTATGGGACCGGCAAGAGTTTTCATCAATGAGGGAGACGATTGTCAGGGCTGTTGTGACCAATCTGCATTTGTTGGATCTTGGAATGCAG GTGTCTCTGTTCAAAAGACTTCTTCAGATGGTGAGAAACTTGAGAGCAGAATCAGATCGTATGCATGCATTGGCATGTATTTGTCGAACCGCTCTTTGTGTTGATCTTTTTGCAAAGGAGAGTGTACGAAGAGGTCAGAAGCCTGTTCCAGGAACAGATGTGATCTCTCTTTTCGAGGATGTAAGGGTGAAGGATGATCTAAACAGCATTACAAGCAAAAACTTGTTCAGGGAAGAGCTGGTCGCCTCCCTGGTTGAAAGTTGTTTCCAGCTATCTCTTCCACTGCCTGAGCAGAATAATTCTGGTACAGAGAGCAGAGTTATAGGTGCATTAGCCTATGGAACTGGTTATGGTGCATTGAATTGGACAGAACCTGCTTTGGATGTGGTAGAAGTTTGCAGGCCCTGTGTTCTCTGGGACTGTGATGGGCGTACCTATGCAATTGATTGCTATCTGAAATTACTTGTTCGGCTTTGCCATATATATGATACTAGGGGTGGTGTAAAGACAATTAAAGCTGGTGCATCCCAAGATCAGATTCTAAATGAGACAAGACTTAGAAATTTGCAGCTGCAGCTCATCAGGGATCTTCGTGAG gTCCATACCCCAAGAATATCATCACGGTTGATATGGGCAATTTCTGAGCACTTCGATCTTGAAGGTCTGGATCCTCTTTTGGCTGATGACCCAGAGGATCCGCTAAATATTATCATATCTAATATGCACAAGATTTTGTTCAATACCGATTCCTCTACCACCACATCAAATAGGATTCAAGATGTGCAGTCTGTCCTCATATGTGCTCAACGTCTGGGAACAAGAAATGCAAGAGCAGGCCAGCTCCTCAGTAAAGAATTGGAAGAATTTAGGGCAAGTACTTCAGCTGATTCTGTCACCAAACATCAGTCACGCTATGTCatgcaaataataaaatatgtaacaaACCATCCAGATAACAG GTGGGTTGGTGTAGGTGATGCTACAGGAGATTACCCATTTAGCCACCACAAGCTCACTGTCCAGTTCTCAGAAGCATCTGCTGCTCAAGACAGGAAATTGGAGGGATTAGTTCATAAAGCTATTCTGGAGCTTTGGAGGCCCAGTCCCACGCAGTTAACTCTCCTACAAACAAAGGGGATTGGTGCTTTACATAAAGAGCTCCCAAAAGCATATACTTTGACTGGCAGCAGTGATCCATGCTACATTGAAGCATATCATTTAGCAGATCCAACTGATGGCAGAATCACTCTACATCTAAAG ATCTTAAATTTGACTGAGATGGAGCTCAACAGGGTTGATATCCGAGTTGGACTCTCTGGAGCACTGTATTACATGGATGGATTTTCCCGCACTGTTCGACACCTACGTAATCTTGTTTCCCAG GATCCAGTCCAGAGTAGTGTAACTGTTGGAGTTTCACATTTTGAGAGATGCTCCCTCTGGGTTCAAGTCTTGTACTATCCGTTTGATGGAAGTGGAGGACCTGCTGACTATGAAGGAGATTATGAAGAGAGCTCACAAATGACGAGGCAAAAGCGCTCATTTCGGCCAGAGCTTGGGGAGCCGGTTGTTTTGCGCTGCCAGCCATACAAGATCCCTCTAGCTGAACTTCTCTTGCCATATGAATGCTCTCCAGTTGAGTATTTCCGGTTATGGCCAAGTTTGCCAGCCATGGTGGAGTGCACTGGCACATACACATATGAAGGTAGTGGTTTCAAGGCCACTGCTGCTCAGCAGTATGATAGCTCTCCTTTCCTCAGTGGATTGAAGTCAATTTATTCAAAGCCTTTCCATCAAGTATGCTCTCATTTCATCAGAACAGTAGCTGGGTTCCAG TTATGCTATGCCGCGAAGACTTGGTTTGGTGGATTTGTGGGCATGATGATCTTTGGCGCAAGTGAGGTCAGTCGGAACGTTGATCTGGGCGATGAAACAACCACAATGATTTGCAAATTCGTAGTGCGTGCATCTGATGAATCCATCACAAGAGAGATCGAATCAGATCTCCAGGGTTGGCTGGATGATATCACTGATGGCGCTGTGGAATACATGCCCGAGGATGAGGTGAAGAGCGCAGCCGCTGAGCGGCTGAAGGTTTCAATGGAGAGAATAGCGCTGCTCAAGGCAGCCAAGCCAAAGGTGCCGCCTGCGAAAAcaaaggaagaagaggaagaggagaagaagcaAAACGAGGACTTGGATGAATTCGGTAACCCCAAGGGACCCTCTACGCTTTCAAAGCTCACTGCTGAGGAAGCTGAGCACCGTGCGCTCCAGGCAGCCGTGCTGCAGGAGTGGCATCAGCTGTGCAAAGAGAAAGCCATGAAAGCACAGTGA